GCCTGATTGCAAACGACTAAGCGAGTTCCGCTTCTACTCTTTTCACCGTTAAGCTTGCTGCACTCTTTTTTGAAGTACGTGCACCAAACCTGCTTGCctgcacacagacgcacacacacacacacgtgtattTCGTACAATCGTGAATTTTTATGCTGTTTGTATGCCTCATTCCTATACATGATCAGGAGCTCGTCCTTCATCTTGTAAGTATTCCTTCGCCACCTGGCTGTGTGTTcatccctccctttcccccacATCAGCACAGACGCGAGCGCACGCACAAACGAATCATTAGCCCCGAGTCACCTCTCTCATTCCCTTTTCAaattccccctcctcccgttTAGTCCGAGCACTGTGCCTTCTCCCGCATCTTTACTACTACGCCTGGTCACCTCTTACCACTCTGGCACAGTAACGAGCTTCTCAAAGAGCCATCTCACCCCGCGCGCCCCCAATCCAACTTAAGGAATTTTCGtaccagaaaaaaaaagtgaggACTCATTATAGGCAGGACTGCACGTGAAGCGCTGTCGTGCATTTGGGTCGAAGGGAAAAGCAAGCGAGAAGTGAGCGACATTGTTCTTCGTGTCCGCTtgctctttcgctctcgGTGTGTGCCATCGACGGTGAGGAACGCGGTAGAAAATTGgtggagcgagagaaggccgAAAGCAAGAAAAGGAGTGCGATTTCTTTGCaattcctttttttttcgctacttttttttttgcttgtgtGAATGGTAACCTTGTTAAACAGAAAATAAAAAAGCCTCTGCCGTGTAGACACGTGTACCACTAACCACGTATATTGAGCCTAGACTGCACAGcgcaccctcccctctccccccaaaaCCCCACGCGCTCAGCTAACCGATCACGAAGAAAACACGCGcgtttcccttttttttgcactcctcctcctcccctctttctcgcacttcttttcgtttgtcTCTTTTTATGTGTCTTCTCAGTTACCCTtagcgcttctcttctttgcttgtctgcccccccccccccccccacaccccttctctttttttcttcagaGTGTACGTATTTGTGTGTATTTGTGTGTATTCGTGCGCTCACACACCCCTCTCACCCCGCACTTGccattcttttttttttcttcgttgttgTTCGTTATCAGCGCCATAACCGTCGCTTtgtctttttcccttcaTTTGTTTTTCGGTGTGCTGACGATTCGATAGAAGAGCCCCCCTTTCAAACATAAAACGTGGAATTGGACGGAAGAATCtgcgaaagggaaaagaaaaagcctTcatcctcacacacacatttaCCACAATCGTCCATTGTTTGACCAACACTGTGTGTAGTCGTGAGCCGGCTGTTTGTGCTTCGTACTCTCAGCACTCCTCGTAGTCATTCCCTCCTCGATTCCTCTATCCTGCGACTGGagtcttttctttcttctcaCCCCTGTGCATCTCTCGCTATTCCACTTTAGTGTCTCTTTATTTTTACTGTTGCCCGTTTGTTTTGTCATCGTGCGTTCGTTTTCTCTGAACGAGTTCAGTCATTCATTCGTTTGAGAATTGCAGCAGCGTGCCccagtttttttttttcgttttcgtATGCCTGTGTCTATCTCCACCGCGATCGAAGCCTCTTCCCGAGACATACAGAGAGACGCTTGCGTAACGGAAACATCCATCCGCTCTTCCCGTGACTAGGAGCTGCATCCAAGCGTAGGAGAGCAAGCGCGAAGACTCCAATAAGGACTCTGCACGCACCTCCCACACTGCCAGCGGTTGTCTCTGCCACTTAACAACTCTGCTGCGGCCCGCTATCGCTTGGGCAAGTACTGGTCAGCTGGCGCGCGCACCACAGGTCGAGTACGAAAACTGAAAAAGGCAGAGCCGCACATGTAGTTGGACGGTGACGGAGAAAATCTACATCAcatctcccccatccccaccccacccactcacccacgcGCCGAGTCATCACAAGTACTatcgccaccacccctcACAGAGCCTTTCCCAgtgcgaaaaaaaaattgtTTGcagttttctttttcctaGTACACGATAGCGTCACGACCACCACGACACAGGCACtacgttttttttgttgttgttcttgtcgAATCTTTCCTTCTGCATGTTGCTGGTGTTGTGTACGTACGGGTGTGTGTAAGTGGACTGTTCGCGTTGCCCTTCTCATTGAAGGTTTTTGTTATCGCTTTGCGCTGATCTCTGCCGACTCGCTTGCTAGGCTATCTCAGTCCCACTTTTGATTGGAGTGGGGTGTTGTTGTGCTCTCCGgcatacccacacacgcgagcgACGCACGAATTGGCAAAGCAAATCGATTGACGAAGGAAGGGCGAAAAGCTGCTCTGTCAGCAGTGCGAACACCCCCTCCTTTTGCCTCTCCGGCGGAAGGCTCCTGTGATTGACAGAGGCTGAGAGGGGGCATCCCTTCACTCTCGCCGCCCATCAATACAGCTCTCTTCCCTGACCTCATTACACTTCGACTTGCGGAGTGTGGACCACTGTAAGTACGCCTGCTCGCCCGTGCGTGTTCGGACTAGCGAACGTTGGTGTTCGTCTAGGCTGGCGTTTGGCCAttttgcgtgtgtggttTCATCCGCACCGTATCCTACCAGAAGACTCAGAGGGCGTGGCTGCAAATGGTCAGCTGCAAGATGATTAGTTTGAGTAGCGGCAGCATTCTCGGGGCTTCCCTGAGCCTTGCCGTCACCACTATGGGTGCCGGCATCCTCACGCTGCCCTCCGCGTACGCAGATGCCGGCGTCATCCCTGCAACTCTAATCCTCGTCAGTGTCGGCATTATCACAGTGTTCTCGATAGACTACATCATCCTAAGTGTTGACAAGCTAGGCCGTAACTCCTACGAGGAGCTCACACGTGAGTTGCTTGGCAAGAAGGTAGAGGAAGTGGTGCGATGGATGCTGATTATTTACAACACAGGGTCTGCTATTGGCTacctcgtcgtcttcgaaGACCTTGTAGCGCCTATGCAGCCGCTCATCACCAGCTACCTGCCCTTGCTCACCACGCCGAAGCACTCGCTGCTTTCCTTCTGGGCCGTCGCCATCTTACCGCTCTCCTGCGTTCCCACGCTGGGAGCCCTGCacatctcctcctttctcgccATCTCGGCGACCAGCTTCATCTGTATTATAATCATTTTCCGCTACTTCGTCCCGGGCCCGACGAAGCTGTCTACGATGACCGCAAGCGCCATGACCATCGATACCGCGTCCGCCAACTGGTGCTGGGGTAAGGACCCTTTATTAGCTCTACCCATCATAATGTTCTCGTTCGACTGCCAATCTCTCGTGTTTCAGATATACGCAGGCCTCGACGACATGCGACGCAGCGTCATGGTGAAGGTGGCTATCATCAGCCTCATCGTCAGTGGCGTGATTCACGCCTCTGTTGGTCTTTTTGGCTACCTCTCGAACCCGGTGGACGTGCGCGACAACATCATCAGCAACTACGACCCCAACGTGGACCGCCTCTTTAAGGTTGGCTACATCTTGTACGCCACACCGATGATTCTGGCATTTGCCCTGATGATGTTTCCTATTCGCGACTCGATCTTTATCTTGTGGTATGGCTACAGCTCCGCATCAGTAGCGACGCACGTGCCACGTAGCAAGGACTTTACTCGGCTTGTAAaccaagaagaagagctggAGCTGATGGTGAGTGCGGGGAATGAGCATCAGTATAAATACTGTAACGGTTTTGCTGAAAAGCACAACTACGGCAGCGCccagaaggagctgcagcacgtcatTGAAGCGAAGAAACACCACAACAAGATTGAGCAGATTCTGCTGCGGGACCATATCATCATTAGCGTTACACTGAGTACGCTGTGCGTTGCGGTGGCCCTTTTGGTTCCTGGGATCGTGTCAGTGGTCTCATTACTTGGAGGTCTTTGTAGCTCTACGCTGTGCTTCATCGTGCCTGGTCTGTATCGCTGGCAGCTGCACAACAAGAACATTGCTCCCTGTCAAACATTTTGGGAGGTGGTGCTCATGACATTCATGATAGCCTTTGGCGTGATCGCCGCAATCTTCGGCACCGCCGTATGGATCAAGAGCATCTTCGTGTAAGAATCATTATGTAGCGAACAGAGGGTGTTGGTCCACCACGACAGTGTCTTGCGTAATTGTCTGTACGTATGCATGTGCACGTAAACTCGCAGTTggcctgctgcttctctctggtGAAACCACACGCCCTTATCGCTTTGTGTACCACCGTTTGCGTTTATATATGTTTGTCTGCGTATGTATTCTTGTTTATGGTTTGATCTTCCCTCATGCACTTGCTCAGTTGAACGTTAAGAagcacgtacgtgtgtgcttTCTGGACCGGCATCCGCTAGTTACCATACACTGTTCCCTtacacatcacacacacgtcaCACGTCACACACCATctatccccccccccacaacAGAGACTAATGGATGCCCTCCcgtcttcgtgtgtgtgcgtgttttctGCTGTTTGGTCTTCTGTTCGTGTTTGGCTGTGTTCTgatgtttttttcttcttctcgtcctctttgtccctctcctccgcccccccccacacacaccaccttTCTCCGTCCACTGTCTTTGCTTCTGTCGTTGGCGCcgttctcccctccccctactcACGCTCCCCTACACGCATTCCAGTGTACTatactccccccccctcctcctttcacaGCGGGTGTGCTACCGGCTTAACTTTCGCCCCGCCTCGTGTGTACGTTGCCTCCTACGTCCcacttttcctctcctttgctcacttttttgttttcgttgcgctctcctccgctcatgcgcgcacagagacacagacgGCAAAGCGCACACTACTTCTATAAAACAACGCAACGCATGGAAGCCGTTATCAGGTGAAGGATCAGTGGGCACCTGTCTTtgacttctctcttttctgggCCACATTCCCTCGTCTCACCTCCTCTTGTGCCACTGTGGCTTCGCTTGGTGGCTCGACGAGtgtgtctcttcctcttcgactTCGCTCTATGCGTCTCtgctcgcctctctccctgtcggATTCCTTCCTGTTACGCACCCTCGATCTCCTtttcaccccacccccaccccaatTAAGCGTGTTTTTCTGACTGAGTGCCTGCACCCATATTTCGCTATTCCATGCCAAGCGGAGAGGGGACACTGAGATAAGCGGCACAAGCGGAGACGAGAAGAccaaacaacagcaacaacagagaaaaaaaagcaacgcAACACAGCAAGCGTAGCATCAATGAGTACCAGCGTCTCTCTTGCACCTCCACCCACCCTTTGCCGGAGAAGCACGAGCAGCAATTCTCTGTAGGTGTCTCTATAAGAGTGGGAAAGGCAAGAGTGATGGAAAGCAGCAAGATAGCATGTCTAGAGACGTGTTTGCTTCTTTTATGCTACAGTGTGGAGATGAGGCACGCCGCAACGGAGTATATGCATATTGCTCAGTGCGGGGAAGGGAAAAGTAGGGAGAAGGGGTAATACATATCCCACCGACAAATTCACGCacaagcgtgtgtgtgcgtgtgtgcccgtAGCAGGTGAGATCATGAAACGGGGCCCTTCCGGCTACGAGACGAAGTGACGGAACACCGCTCTGtcgctgctctttctctctgtcacCTTGCCAGCACCACATACGTGACTCGGACTCACGTCTTTGTGCGTACGCACCCGCATACGGGTGGCTCTATGgacagagagcgaaagcCAATCGATTGTGTTGGGGAGCTTTTTTTCGTTATTCATGAGGTCATTTTCCCTTCTGCACTTTGTTCTTCTAATCCGCTGAGGAACCGCACTTatggtgtatgtgtgtgtgtgtgtgtgtgtgcgttcgCAAGAATTTGCCCTCTTCTTTCGTGTTCTACGTGGCGAGGACCACTATCACAACAGGGCCCTCTCCGCAGGCGTATACGTCTGCTGTATTTGTCGTTTTCTGTCTACTtcacctctcttttgctgTTTTTCCCAAGGCGTGTGCGACTCGTCTCGTCCCGCTGCCTTTTCTCTGATCATTCTTTATATTTCGCTTCATTTCATTGGGACACCAattctggcgctgctgagcccgccgcgtgcgcctctcatGTTCGTGTGTCTTTTTGGTCGCCGCGCATTGGAACACGAGGGCAGGGTCGATAAGCCGGCAAAAGCGGCGGCCTCAGACGCCCGGCCGGCATCCTCTATTACCTGCACgacggccgccaccgccaccgcccccggcgccgatcgcgcagctgaaggagggaCGAGATGGGCCGCTTGAACGCGTGACCCGATTGAGCGGTGGGCTGCATGCGCCTATTTGTGGACTGGTGCGTGGTCAAGCAACACGTTGAAAAGAGGAAAATGTTGTTCCGACTCGTTATCGTAAGCGTCTGGTGTCGCCGTAGCCTTTTTTTTATGCGCTCTGATGTTAtggcgcctctcccctcttcctctaaccccttgccttctctcttcc
The window above is part of the Leishmania panamensis strain MHOM/PA/94/PSC-1 chromosome 33 sequence genome. Proteins encoded here:
- the AAT26 gene encoding amino acid permease-like protein (TriTrypDB/GeneDB-style sysID: LpmP.33.1500) codes for the protein MVSCKMISLSSGSILGASLSLAVTTMGAGILTLPSAYADAGVIPATLILVSVGIITVFSIDYIILSVDKLGRNSYEELTRELLGKKVEEVVRWMLIIYNTGSAIGYLVVFEDLVAPMQPLITSYLPLLTTPKHSLLSFWAVAILPLSCVPTLGALHISSFLAISATSFICIIIIFRYFVPGPTKLSTMTASAMTIDTASANWCWGKDPLLALPIIMFSFDCQSLVFQIYAGLDDMRRSVMVKVAIISLIVSGVIHASVGLFGYLSNPVDVRDNIISNYDPNVDRLFKVGYILYATPMILAFALMMFPIRDSIFILWYGYSSASVATHVPRSKDFTRLVNQEEELELMVSAGNEHQYKYCNGFAEKHNYGSAQKELQHVIEAKKHHNKIEQILLRDHIIISVTLSTLCVAVALLVPGIVSVVSLLGGLCSSTLCFIVPGLYRWQLHNKNIAPCQTFWEVVLMTFMIAFGVIAAIFGTAVWIKSIFV